A single region of the Lycium barbarum isolate Lr01 chromosome 2, ASM1917538v2, whole genome shotgun sequence genome encodes:
- the LOC132626931 gene encoding proteinase inhibitor type-2 TR8-like, giving the protein MDVYKVSYLVLLLVFGIILLVSNVEQVEAETCSKKCDERIYYEICPGVIRDICINCCEGKLGCAYFSGSGDLVCKGSKTDTSKAEDDKLEGCNYISELETVRCMEPDAVQKFTRLLYQ; this is encoded by the exons ATGGATGTTTACAAAGTTAGTTACCTTGTTCTCCTCCTTGTATTTG GAATAATTCTGCTTGTCAGTAATGTCGAACAAGTAGAAGCCGAGACTTGCTCGAAAAAATGTGATGAGAGAATTTACTATGAGATTTGCCCAGGAGTAATTCGTGACATATGCATTAACTGTTGCGAAGGGAAATTGGGTTGTGCTTATTTTAGTGGTAGTGGAGATCTTGTTTGTAAAGGATCGAAAACAGACACAAGCAAAGCGGAGGATGATAAGCTAGAAGGATGTAACTATATCAGTGAATTAGAAACTGTCCGTTGTATGGAGCCAGATGCTGTCCAAAAATTCACGAGGTTACTATATCAGTGA